The following is a genomic window from Mycobacteriales bacterium.
GCCGACCCGGCGCTGCTGGCGCGCGAACGCGGCCGCCGGCGCCGGATCTTCGTCGACGAATACCAGGACACCGACCCGGCGCAGGAAGAGCTCTTGCGCGTGCTGGGCGCCGGCGCCGACGAACTGGTCGCGGTCGGCGATCCCGACCAGTCGATCTACGGCTTCCGGGGCGCCGACCCGGGGTGCATCCGGCGGTTCCCGGAAGCGTTCCCGCGGCCGGGCGGCGAGCCCGCGCCGGTGGTCGCGTTGCAGGTCTCGCGGCGGGCCGGCCCGACGCTGCTCGCCGCGACCCGGCGGGTGGCCGACCGGCTCACCGGGCCGCCGGCCCATCGACGGCTGGTCCCGGGCGAAGGGCTGGCGGCGGGCGAGGTCGACGTACATCTGCTGCGCACCGCCAGTGAAGAGGCGGGCTACATCGCGCATCGGCTGCGGGCCGCGCACCTGCGCGACGGCGTGCCGTGGCGCGAGATGGCCGTGCTGGTGCGGTCGACCACCCGCACCCTGCCGCAACTGCGCCGCGCCCTCGCCTCGGTCGGCGTGCCGGTCGCGGTCGGCGGCGACGACCTGCCGCTCGTCGACCAGCCCGCGGTCGCGCCGCTGCTCCGCCTGATGCGGGTGGCGACCGGCACGCGTCCGCTCGACGAAGAGTCCGCCGTCGAACTGCTGACCTCCCCGTTCGGCGGTGCGGACGCGCTGGGGTTGCGCCGGCTCCGGCGCGCGCTGCGCGCCCTCGACCTCGCCGCCGAGGGCCGGCACAGTTCCGCCGCCCTGCTCGTCGAGGCGCTGACCGACCCGAGCGTGCTCACCGTCCTCGACGACCGCATCACCCGACCGGCCCGGCAGGTGGTCCGGGTGCTCGACGCCGCCCGCGTCGCCGCCACGACCCCCGGAGCCAGCGCCGAGGACGTGCTGTGGGCGGCGTGGTCGGCCTCCGGGCTCGCGCCCGTATGGGAGCGCTCCAGCCGGGTCGGCGGACCGGCCGGCGCGGCCGCCGACCGCGACCTCGACGCCGTGGTGGCGTTGTTCGACGCCGCCGCGCGCTACGTCGACCGGCTGCCCGCGGCCGGCCCGGCCGGCTTCCTGGAACACCTCGCCGACCAGCAGATCCCCGGCGACACGCTGGCCCCCCGGTCACCGTCCGGCGACGCGGTGCGGGTGCTGACGGCGCACGCCGCCAAGGGGTTGCAGTGGGACCTGGTGGTGGTCGCCTCGGTGCAGGAGGGCAGCTGGCCGGACCTGCGCCGGCGCGGCAGCCTGCTCGGCTCCGAGCAGTTGGTCGACGTCGCCGCCGGTCGGGATCCGGCCGGGCTGTCGTCGGTCGCGCCGCTGCTCGATGAGGAACGCCGGCTCTTCTACGTCGCGGTGACCCGGTCCCGGCGGTCGCTGATCGTCACCGCCGTCCGGGGCGACGACGCGCAGCCGTCCCGGTTCCTCGACGAGATCGATCCGCTCCCGGCCGGCTCGGAGCGGGCCGTGACGACGGTGCCGCGCATCCTGGCGTTGCCGGCGCTGGTCGCCGAGCTACGCGCCGTCGTGAGCGACCCGGGCTGCGGCGCGGGGCGGCGGGCCGCTGCGGCGAAGGAGCTGGCCCGGCTGGCGCGGGCGGACGTCCCCGGAGCCGATCCCGGTCAGTGGTGGGGGCTCGCACCGTCGTCGGACGAGCGCCCGCTGTGCGGGCCCGGCGAGATCGTGCGCGTCTCTCCGTCGGCGGTGGAGAAGTTCGCCACGTGCGAGCTGCGGTGGCTGCTCGAGGTGGTCGCCGGAGCGGCCGCGGGCAGCGCACTCCCGCAGACGGTCGGCACTCTGATCCACGCCCTCGCGGCGTGGTCGGCCGGCCCCGACCGGCCGGACCGGGCGGCGCTCTCCGCTCGGCTCGACGACGTCCTGGACGGGCTCGAGCTCGGTGGCCCGTGGGCCGACCGCAAGGAGCGTGGCCGGGCGCACGCGATGCTCGAGCGCTTCCTCACCTGGCAGGCCGCGCGGGCCGGTCGGTGGGATCTGGTCGGCGCCGAGTTGGGCTTCGAGGTGCCGCTCGGGGAGCAGGCGGTCGTGCACGGCCGGGTCGACCGGCTCGAACGCGACGCGGCCGGGCGGCTCGTGGTCATCGACCTCAAGACGGGAAAGTCGGCGCAGCGGCGGGCCGACCTGCCGCGCCATCCGCAGCTGGGCGTCTACCAGCTCGCGGTGGCGGCCGGCGGTTTCGCGGCCGAGGTCGGTCCGGACGCCGAGCCCGGTGGCGCGGCGCTGATCCAGCTCGGCGCCGGGGCGTCGTACAAGGAGCAGACCCAGGCCGCCCTCGACGACGACCCGGACCCGAAGTGGGCCCGGATGCTCGCCGAGACGGTGGCCGACGGCATGGCCGGTGCGCACTTTCGCGCCCGGCCGGGCGCGAGCTGCCGGACCTGCCCGGCCAAGCACAGCTGTCCCGCGGTCGACGACGGCCGCCAGGTGCCGACCGGGCGGGAACGGTGAGCGGGCCGACGCCGGCGGAGCTGGCCGCGCTGCTCGGGCTTCCGGCGCCGACCGCCGAGCAGCAGGCCGTCATCGCCGCGCCCCTCGAGCCGGCCGTCGTCGTCGCCGGCGCCGGGTCGGGCAAGACCGAGACGATGGTCTCCCGGGTGGTCTGGCTGGTCGCCACCGGACGGGTCCCGGCCGACCGGGTCGTCGGCCTGACCTTCACCACGAAGGCCGCCGCGGAGCTGGGCACCCGGCTGCGGTCCCGGTTGACCGCGCTGCGCGCGCTCGGCGCCGTCGCCGACCCGGCCGGCGCCCTCGGCGAGCCGACCGTCTCGACCTACCACGCCTACGCCGCGCGGCTGGTCGGTGAGCACGCGCTGCGGCTCGCCGTCGAGCCGTCCGCCCGACTTCTCACGCCGGCCTCCACCTGGCAGGTCGCCCAACGCGTCGTGCGGTCCTATGACGGCGACCTTCCGCACCTCGACAACGTCGAGGCCACGGTCGTCGGCTGGGTGCTCGACCTCGCCGGCGAGCTGGCCGAGCACCTCGGCGAGCCGGCCCGGCTCGCGAAGTGGACGACGGAGTTCGCCGCGGCCATCGAGGCGCTGCCCCGCTCGCGCGGCAGCGGTCCCTACGCGAAGGTCGCCACCGCGTTGACGATGGCCCGCGGCCGGGCCGAGCTCGTGCCGCTGATCGAGCGCTACCAGCAGGCCAAGCGCGACGCCGCGACGGTCGATTTCGGCGACCAGATGGCGCTCGCCGCCCGGCTCGCCGTGCAGATCGAGGACGTCGGCCGCATCGAGCGGTCGCGCTACGACGTCGTGCTGCTCGACGACTACCAGGACACCAGCCACGCCCAGCTGACCCTGCTCCGCGCGCTGTTCGGGGGCGGGCACGCGGTGACCGCGGTCGGGGATCCCTGCCAGTCGATCTACGGCTGGCGCGGGGCCAGCGCCGGCAACCTCGGCCGGTTCCCGCACCAGTTCCCGACCCGGCGCGGTGCCCCGGCGGCGGTGCTGCCGCTGACGACGAGCTTCCGCAACGACCAGCGGATCCTCGACGTCGCCAACCGCGTGTCCGACCGGCTGCGGACGGAGGGGATCGACGTCGGGGTGCTCGTCCCCGGCCCGGCCGGGCGGGCGGGTGACGTGCGGTGCGCGCTGCTGCCGACCGTCGACGACGAGGCGAGCTGGGTGGCCGACGAGGTGGCGGCGATCTGGTCGGCCGACGCCGCCGAACGTGCGCTGCGGGGTACGGCGCGCAGTGTCGCGGTCCTCGCCCGGCGCCGGTCGTTGTTCCCTCGGCTCGAGCGCGCCCTGCGCGAGCGTGGCATCCCGGTCGAGCTGGTCGGCCTCGGTGGCCTGTTGGCCACGCCTGAGGTGCGCGACGTCGTGTCGACCCTGCAGGTGCTCTCCGATCCGACGGCGGGCGGCGCGCTGGTGCGGCTGCTAAGCGGTCCGCGCTGGAGTCTCGGACCGCGCGACCTGGCCGCCCTCGGTCGCCGGGCGCGGGCGCTGGCGCGGACCCGGCGGCCCGCACCCGACGACGCGTCGACCGGCCCGCAGCCGTTCGACACCGACCCCGTCGACGACGCGAGCCTGCTGGAGGCGCTCGACTCGCTCGGGTCGCCGGAGGCCTATTCGGGCGAGGGCTTCGCCCGGCTGTCCGCCTTCGCCCGGGAACTCGACCTGCTGCGCCGACGTACCGCCGCGCCGCTGCCCGAGCTGGTCGCCGACATCGAGCGCACCCTCGGCCTCGACGTCGAGGTCGTCGCCGCCGGTGGCAGCCGGGTGCACCTCGACCGGTTTCTCGACGTCGCCGCCACCTTTGCCGAGGATGCCGAGCTGGCCACCCTCGGGGCGTTCCTGGCCTATCTCGACGCCGCCGAGACCGAGGAACGCGGCCTCGAGGCCGGCGAGGTGGCGGTCGAGGGCGACCGGGTGCAGGTGCTCACCGTGCATGCTGCAAAGGGGCTCGAGTGGGACGTGGTGGCGGTGCCCGGGCTCACCGCCAAGGTCTTCCCGGACAGCAAGGCGGTGGCCGAGGCGGGCTGGACGTCGAGGGTGGGGGAGCTGCCCTACCCGCTGCGGGGCGACGTCGCGGATCTCCCCGCCTTCGACGTCGCAGGGGCCACCGACCAGAAGGACGTCGAGGATCGACGCGTCGCCTTCGCCGCGGCCTGCGGTCGCCGCGGCGAGCTCGAGGAGCGGCGCCTGGCCTACGTCGCCGTGACCCGGGCCCGGCACACGCTGCTGTGCTCCGGCTACTGGTGGGACGACTCGATCAGCGCCCGGGGGCCGTCGACGTTCCTCACCGAGGTCGGCCAGGTCCGCGGGGTCACCGTGGCGGAGTGGGCCGACCCGCCGGGCGACGACGACACCAACCCGGTGCTCGACATCGATCGCAGCGTCCGTTGGCCGGTCGACCCGCTCGGCCGCCGCCGCGGGTCGGTCGAGGAAGGGGCGGCGTTGGTGCGGGCCGCGCTCGACCGGGCGTACGACGGCGGCGCCGAGCCCGAGGGCCAGGGGACGTTGTTCGAGCCGGACTCCCTGGAGTGGGACAACGACGTCACCCTCCTGCTCGCCGAACGCGACCGGCCGCGTGCCGACGGCATCGACGTCGAGCTTCCCGACCACCTGTCGGTATCGGCGCTCACCGCGCTGCGTCGCGACCCCGGCGAGCTGGCCCGCCGGATCCGCCGGCCGATGCCGGCCCGGCCGGCGCCGCTCGCCCGGCGGGGGACGGCGTTCCACGCCTGGCTGGAAGAACGGTTCGGCGGGGAGCGGTTGCTCGACCTCGACGAGCTACCCGGCGCCGCGGACGAGGGGGCGGTGCCCGACGCCGACCTGGCCGACCTGCAGGCGGCCTTCCTCGACAGCGAGTGGGCGCAGCGGCGGCCGGTCGAGGTAGAGGTCCCGTTCGAGACGCGGATC
Proteins encoded in this region:
- a CDS encoding ATP-dependent DNA helicase, whose product is MPLVPSPSPYRLIRPARRPATAPTPDPAQRAVLDHPGGPLLVLAGPGTGKTATIVEAVVERIVDRGIDPEAALVLTFSRRAAAELRERITARLGRTSREPVARTFHSYAFGLLRARAVAHGEPAPRLLSGAEQDVVIRELLAGDREAGGVRWPVALRPALATRGFVDELRDLLLRAVERGVDPRRLARYGRRFHRDDWVAAASFLQEYADVTALSGSTAYDPAELIRAAVEALQADPALLARERGRRRRIFVDEYQDTDPAQEELLRVLGAGADELVAVGDPDQSIYGFRGADPGCIRRFPEAFPRPGGEPAPVVALQVSRRAGPTLLAATRRVADRLTGPPAHRRLVPGEGLAAGEVDVHLLRTASEEAGYIAHRLRAAHLRDGVPWREMAVLVRSTTRTLPQLRRALASVGVPVAVGGDDLPLVDQPAVAPLLRLMRVATGTRPLDEESAVELLTSPFGGADALGLRRLRRALRALDLAAEGRHSSAALLVEALTDPSVLTVLDDRITRPARQVVRVLDAARVAATTPGASAEDVLWAAWSASGLAPVWERSSRVGGPAGAAADRDLDAVVALFDAAARYVDRLPAAGPAGFLEHLADQQIPGDTLAPRSPSGDAVRVLTAHAAKGLQWDLVVVASVQEGSWPDLRRRGSLLGSEQLVDVAAGRDPAGLSSVAPLLDEERRLFYVAVTRSRRSLIVTAVRGDDAQPSRFLDEIDPLPAGSERAVTTVPRILALPALVAELRAVVSDPGCGAGRRAAAAKELARLARADVPGADPGQWWGLAPSSDERPLCGPGEIVRVSPSAVEKFATCELRWLLEVVAGAAAGSALPQTVGTLIHALAAWSAGPDRPDRAALSARLDDVLDGLELGGPWADRKERGRAHAMLERFLTWQAARAGRWDLVGAELGFEVPLGEQAVVHGRVDRLERDAAGRLVVIDLKTGKSAQRRADLPRHPQLGVYQLAVAAGGFAAEVGPDAEPGGAALIQLGAGASYKEQTQAALDDDPDPKWARMLAETVADGMAGAHFRARPGASCRTCPAKHSCPAVDDGRQVPTGRER
- a CDS encoding UvrD-helicase domain-containing protein is translated as MSGPTPAELAALLGLPAPTAEQQAVIAAPLEPAVVVAGAGSGKTETMVSRVVWLVATGRVPADRVVGLTFTTKAAAELGTRLRSRLTALRALGAVADPAGALGEPTVSTYHAYAARLVGEHALRLAVEPSARLLTPASTWQVAQRVVRSYDGDLPHLDNVEATVVGWVLDLAGELAEHLGEPARLAKWTTEFAAAIEALPRSRGSGPYAKVATALTMARGRAELVPLIERYQQAKRDAATVDFGDQMALAARLAVQIEDVGRIERSRYDVVLLDDYQDTSHAQLTLLRALFGGGHAVTAVGDPCQSIYGWRGASAGNLGRFPHQFPTRRGAPAAVLPLTTSFRNDQRILDVANRVSDRLRTEGIDVGVLVPGPAGRAGDVRCALLPTVDDEASWVADEVAAIWSADAAERALRGTARSVAVLARRRSLFPRLERALRERGIPVELVGLGGLLATPEVRDVVSTLQVLSDPTAGGALVRLLSGPRWSLGPRDLAALGRRARALARTRRPAPDDASTGPQPFDTDPVDDASLLEALDSLGSPEAYSGEGFARLSAFARELDLLRRRTAAPLPELVADIERTLGLDVEVVAAGGSRVHLDRFLDVAATFAEDAELATLGAFLAYLDAAETEERGLEAGEVAVEGDRVQVLTVHAAKGLEWDVVAVPGLTAKVFPDSKAVAEAGWTSRVGELPYPLRGDVADLPAFDVAGATDQKDVEDRRVAFAAACGRRGELEERRLAYVAVTRARHTLLCSGYWWDDSISARGPSTFLTEVGQVRGVTVAEWADPPGDDDTNPVLDIDRSVRWPVDPLGRRRGSVEEGAALVRAALDRAYDGGAEPEGQGTLFEPDSLEWDNDVTLLLAERDRPRADGIDVELPDHLSVSALTALRRDPGELARRIRRPMPARPAPLARRGTAFHAWLEERFGGERLLDLDELPGAADEGAVPDADLADLQAAFLDSEWAQRRPVEVEVPFETRIGELLVRGRMDAVFADPDGGYTVVDWKTGEQPTGRELRAAAVQLAAYRVAWADLAAVPLERVRAAFHFVRSGDTVAPADLLDQAALAELVATLPG